A single Herpetosiphonaceae bacterium DNA region contains:
- a CDS encoding cobalamin-dependent protein (Presence of a B(12) (cobalamin)-binding domain implies dependence on cobalamin itself, in one of its several forms, or in some unusual lineages, dependence on a cobalamin-like analog.) → MSFDLQQSQAGFIAALRNGDESAAQAVIAAARAAGVEPGTIYLKLLASGMITIGELWERNELSVAEEHLATEITERLIGQISPWFSERTPPNEHGRVVMGCVAGERHALGLRMLADLFRHQGWRVLYLGADVPHGDWVRLVVRFNADLVAISASAERHMPQTQELIRELRAANPQIEVLVGGACFDRDPELWRRIGATQYHPDPLTAVTLASARYATNAARQAEQSVLTSKQ, encoded by the coding sequence GTGAGCTTCGATCTTCAGCAGTCCCAGGCCGGATTCATCGCCGCGCTGCGCAACGGCGACGAGTCGGCGGCTCAGGCGGTCATCGCGGCGGCGCGGGCGGCGGGCGTCGAGCCCGGCACGATCTACCTGAAGCTACTCGCGTCCGGCATGATCACGATCGGCGAGCTGTGGGAGCGGAACGAGCTGAGCGTGGCCGAGGAGCACCTGGCGACGGAGATCACCGAGCGGCTGATCGGCCAGATCTCGCCGTGGTTCAGCGAGCGCACGCCGCCCAACGAGCACGGGCGCGTGGTGATGGGCTGCGTGGCCGGAGAGCGGCACGCGCTGGGGCTACGCATGCTGGCCGATCTTTTTCGGCACCAGGGCTGGCGCGTGCTCTACCTGGGGGCGGACGTGCCCCACGGAGACTGGGTGCGGCTGGTGGTGCGCTTCAACGCCGATCTGGTGGCGATCTCCGCCAGCGCCGAGCGGCATATGCCGCAGACGCAGGAGCTTATTCGCGAGCTGCGCGCAGCCAATCCACAGATCGAGGTCCTCGTCGGCGGCGCGTGCTTCGATCGCGATCCCGAACTCTGGCGCAGGATCGGCGCGACACAGTACCATCCCGATCCGCTGACCGCCGTGACGCTGGCCTCGGCCAGGTATGCGACCAACGCGGCGCGACAGGCCGAGCAATCAGTGCTTACGTCCAAACAGTAG
- a CDS encoding response regulator, translating into MTATEYIPDQSAPNVLIIDDEDYVADMLASALELEGYTVHLAYNGRDGLALAQTLRVDLVIIDIMMPYINGIKLIEHLRTLSHTQDIPIVLISAGARPRSTLPHVRFIPKPFDLDRMLETIATMLESPGVGP; encoded by the coding sequence GTGACGGCTACCGAGTACATTCCGGATCAGTCCGCGCCGAACGTGCTGATCATCGACGACGAAGACTACGTCGCGGATATGCTCGCCAGCGCGCTGGAGCTTGAAGGATACACGGTTCATCTGGCGTATAACGGACGCGACGGGCTGGCCCTGGCGCAGACCTTGCGCGTCGATCTGGTGATCATCGATATTATGATGCCCTACATCAACGGCATTAAGCTGATCGAGCATCTGCGTACGCTGAGCCATACCCAGGATATACCGATCGTGCTGATCAGCGCCGGTGCCCGTCCTCGCAGCACACTGCCGCACGTGCGCTTCATACCCAAGCCGTTCGATCTGGATCGGATGCTTGAGACGATCGCGACGATGCTTGAGTCGCCAGGAGTAGGCCCGTGA
- a CDS encoding ATPase domain-containing protein, which produces MADRQPQDTEEQQSNRHSRDLNSAEVSISRGKLSTGHAAIDLVLGGGIPRDSLYVLTGPPGAGKTIFAQQISFTAAKAGLRAIYFTNVSEPHAKIVEHIRGFDFYQPDLIGERIQIYNITSQVRTKGFKETLNFIVDTVRSEKADLVIIDSFRGLKHVLEISVRSRGAIFDAAAQLSILGCTSILVGEYTPDEIQTEPEFAIADGIINLAQATEGMAERRTFRIGKMRGVRYLSGEHSFEIDQSGIRLYPRQESLTHAPSYRATEERVSTGLRDLDEMMHGGPIRSSSTLIVGSAGAGKTLLSLHFLAAGAQVGERGLLVSFQENPEQLRIRAEQFGIGGSLGLEDGLTEVLALSPVELNLDAAAYRIREAVIARNVRHVVIDSVAELEFAVRDPDRFDDFLASLVGFLREHEVTTVMTREITQLFGTELTIASRGLSYIVDNIVLLRYIELHGEIKRAITVLKNRGSNHDKRLRELLIMDGSIQIGDRFKNLSGVMTGMPQTIVEQPLDGNATIWKERA; this is translated from the coding sequence ATGGCTGATCGGCAGCCGCAAGACACAGAAGAGCAACAGTCAAACCGCCATAGCCGCGACCTGAACAGCGCGGAGGTTTCCATCTCGCGCGGCAAGCTCAGCACCGGCCATGCCGCGATCGACCTCGTCTTAGGCGGCGGCATTCCGCGCGACTCGCTGTACGTGCTGACAGGGCCGCCCGGTGCGGGCAAGACGATCTTCGCGCAGCAGATCTCGTTCACCGCGGCAAAGGCCGGGCTGCGCGCGATTTACTTTACCAACGTCTCGGAGCCGCACGCGAAGATCGTCGAGCATATTCGCGGCTTCGACTTCTACCAGCCCGATCTGATTGGCGAGCGGATTCAGATCTACAATATCACCAGCCAGGTTCGGACCAAAGGCTTTAAGGAAACGCTCAACTTTATCGTCGATACGGTGCGCAGCGAAAAGGCCGATCTGGTGATCATCGACAGCTTTCGCGGCCTGAAGCATGTGCTTGAGATCAGCGTGCGGTCGCGCGGCGCGATCTTCGACGCGGCGGCCCAGCTCTCGATCCTGGGCTGCACCAGCATTCTGGTCGGCGAGTACACACCGGACGAGATCCAGACCGAGCCGGAGTTTGCGATTGCCGATGGGATCATCAACCTGGCGCAGGCGACCGAGGGCATGGCCGAGCGGCGGACCTTCCGGATCGGCAAGATGCGCGGCGTGCGCTACCTGAGCGGCGAGCATAGCTTCGAGATCGACCAATCCGGCATTCGGCTCTATCCGCGCCAGGAGTCGCTGACTCACGCGCCGAGCTACCGCGCCACCGAGGAGCGCGTCTCGACTGGCCTGCGCGATCTCGACGAGATGATGCACGGCGGGCCGATCCGCTCCAGCAGCACGCTGATCGTCGGCTCGGCGGGAGCCGGCAAAACGCTGCTGTCGCTGCACTTTCTGGCGGCGGGCGCGCAGGTCGGCGAGCGCGGGCTGCTGGTATCGTTTCAGGAAAATCCTGAGCAGTTGCGGATACGCGCCGAACAGTTCGGCATCGGCGGGTCGCTTGGGCTGGAGGACGGCCTGACCGAGGTGCTGGCGCTCTCGCCGGTTGAGCTGAACCTGGACGCAGCGGCCTATCGCATACGCGAGGCGGTGATCGCCCGCAATGTCCGGCACGTGGTGATCGACAGCGTGGCTGAGCTCGAGTTTGCCGTGCGCGATCCCGATCGCTTCGACGATTTTCTGGCATCGCTGGTAGGCTTCTTGCGAGAGCATGAGGTGACAACGGTGATGACGCGCGAGATCACGCAGCTCTTCGGCACCGAGCTGACGATCGCCAGCCGTGGCCTATCGTACATCGTCGATAATATCGTACTGCTGCGCTACATCGAGCTTCACGGCGAGATCAAGCGGGCGATCACGGTGCTCAAGAATCGCGGCAGCAATCACGACAAGCGGCTGCGTGAGCTGCTGATCATGGACGGTAGCATTCAGATCGGCGATCGTTTCAAGAACCTATCAGGCGTCATGACCGGCATGCCACAGACGATCGTCGAGCAGCCGCTCGACGGCAACGCTACCATCTGGAAGGAGCGTGCGTGA
- a CDS encoding response regulator: MVVDDEDVLVEMIAALIEDLGYRAIIATNGREALAALEAEPEPPLLVISDVMMPQMNGVALAQAIKTNPRFQRVPVALMSAAIRPPANCIADHFIHKPFDLDRIERLIEQYNGHA; encoded by the coding sequence ATGGTCGTCGACGATGAAGATGTGCTCGTAGAAATGATCGCGGCGCTGATCGAGGATTTGGGGTATCGGGCCATCATAGCCACCAACGGTCGTGAGGCCCTGGCGGCGCTGGAGGCAGAGCCGGAGCCTCCGCTTCTGGTCATCTCCGATGTGATGATGCCACAGATGAACGGCGTGGCTCTGGCGCAGGCGATCAAAACCAATCCCCGTTTTCAGCGCGTGCCGGTGGCGTTAATGAGCGCGGCGATACGGCCTCCCGCTAACTGCATCGCCGATCATTTTATTCACAAGCCGTTCGATCTCGATCGCATCGAACGTTTGATTGAGCAATATAATGGGCACGCCTAA
- the trxA gene encoding thioredoxin — protein sequence MATTASAIIDVSERDFATGVLQRSSSVPVVVDFWAAWCGPCRVLGPVLERLANEMGGAFILAKVDVDRNQRLAAQFGVQGIPAVKAFRDGKVVDEFTGALPESQVRAWLKKLVPSQFDQLVAAAQAQERADPDAAAALYRQALQIDPAHGKSLLGLGRILALQADPQAADVLQQIQAGLPEHAAAQAVLALAELLSAAESTPEAARQRLERNPNDSDARWTLAALAARSQQWEEACQQLLTLVQRDRAFRDDGARRVLLALFAALGEQDPLAVRYRRQLASVLFG from the coding sequence ATGGCAACCACAGCATCAGCGATCATCGACGTAAGCGAGCGCGATTTTGCGACTGGCGTGCTCCAGCGCTCATCGAGCGTGCCGGTCGTCGTGGATTTTTGGGCGGCGTGGTGCGGCCCGTGTCGCGTGCTGGGACCCGTCTTGGAGCGCCTGGCAAACGAGATGGGCGGCGCGTTCATCCTCGCCAAGGTCGACGTCGATCGTAACCAGCGGCTGGCCGCCCAGTTTGGCGTCCAGGGCATTCCGGCGGTCAAAGCCTTCCGCGACGGCAAGGTCGTCGATGAGTTTACCGGCGCGCTGCCGGAGAGCCAGGTGCGCGCCTGGCTCAAAAAGCTCGTTCCCTCACAGTTCGATCAGCTTGTGGCGGCGGCGCAGGCACAGGAGCGGGCCGATCCCGACGCGGCAGCGGCGCTCTACCGCCAGGCGCTCCAGATCGATCCGGCCCACGGCAAGAGCCTGCTGGGCCTGGGGCGTATTCTGGCGCTGCAAGCCGATCCCCAGGCCGCCGATGTGCTACAGCAGATTCAGGCGGGGTTGCCTGAGCACGCCGCAGCCCAGGCAGTGCTGGCGCTCGCCGAGCTCCTGAGCGCCGCCGAGTCCACGCCCGAGGCAGCGCGGCAGCGCCTTGAGCGCAACCCAAATGACAGCGACGCGCGCTGGACCCTCGCGGCGCTGGCGGCGCGGAGCCAGCAGTGGGAAGAGGCATGCCAGCAGCTTTTGACGCTCGTGCAGCGCGACCGAGCCTTTCGGGACGACGGCGCGCGCCGGGTGCTGCTGGCGCTCTTCGCCGCGCTGGGCGAGCAAGACCCGCTGGCTGTGCGCTACCGGCGACAGCTTGCCAGCGTCCTATTTGGATGA
- a CDS encoding DUF2103 domain-containing protein has protein sequence MADKTRGLLKGPKFNGRHTTLIAAAVPVVELLRDDPRVTKIIIGVITPRRGKTTTLKAVTIDAGLKITIAAPRNVQELYAYTSDSAGVRSALEALPL, from the coding sequence GTGGCGGATAAGACACGCGGGCTGCTGAAAGGCCCCAAGTTCAACGGACGACATACCACGCTGATCGCGGCGGCGGTGCCGGTGGTGGAGCTGCTGCGCGACGATCCGCGCGTCACCAAGATTATCATCGGGGTGATCACGCCGCGCCGGGGCAAGACCACCACGCTCAAGGCTGTGACGATCGACGCGGGGCTGAAGATTACGATCGCCGCGCCACGAAATGTGCAGGAGCTCTACGCCTACACCTCCGACAGCGCGGGCGTGCGCTCCGCGCTTGAGGCGCTGCCGCTCTAG
- a CDS encoding TIR domain-containing protein → MAAHHFISYSSVDAQEFALELADKLVGGDPSFTIWLDKRELQAGDAWDQQIVEAIRDCESLIFVMTPDSVAENSVCKQEWTRALRYKKPVIPVLLDPQAEMPFRLEPRQHIDFTESFDRGLAKLRSRLKEFGTPRGKLRALTDRLADAERDLRRAADPVQQSRIREEIALLKQDIDRQRKLVEEPEKVAKRTKIDIERQLDRERFPEQQVIRQTANQTKIINLPPGVAPDYFQGRHAETQRIGSFLRDDASRLLTVIGRGGVGKTTMVCRVLKALESGHLPNDGGALDVDGIIYLSMIGSRQVNLHNLFTDLSKLLPEDVAAPLEAFYRNPRISTEVKMAQLLDHFTTGRTVVLLDNLENLIDAETQRITDTELDEALYALLKLPPHTVKVIVTSRIAPRALTLFEPGRQTPLPLDEGLPAPYAENLLRRRDADGKVGLRDAPDELLGRARERTQGYPRALEALFAILAADRDTSLHEILDDTTNLLPENVIEALVGEAFSRLDPTAQQVMQALAVYNRPVTPNAVDSMLQPYVANIKSDTVLKRLVNMQFARKQSERYYLHPVDRKYAFDRIPRGEVEDRSARGAPRYTQFALLHRGAEYFKQARKPEKNWKTLADLEPQLAEFELRYAGEDYEVAAGVLLVIDYHLGLWGQNRLIVELHERLLDNLSDYRLVQFSTDSLGRGYLALGQYDPAIACHQRSLSLAVAHKDKSGEGLSLGSIGVYWFEQGQPIRAMKHLKEALNIALETKDQHAILTRLMRLGACYKEVGQTARAMDHYEQALGITRKLRAEEGESIILSNIGLSNGDLGQTDQAVAYFKRAQAIAQRIGAHVLEGTILVNQAIVEIDLERHNEAMEYAVESAKIANEISNPRLASYSYRFLALARFYMGDLVGARESAETALLHNSPEHNHNVMALLGVIALHQGERETAREKFNAALQEANRLLRHTPELYKALDTKALALCGLALIEGAQHVPAAIEAYRAARAINSDAGIVGRVLRLFDALASQDAAGVLADVRPAAGEVPASD, encoded by the coding sequence ATGGCAGCGCACCACTTCATCAGCTACTCCTCGGTTGACGCGCAAGAGTTCGCGCTCGAACTGGCCGACAAACTGGTCGGCGGCGATCCTTCGTTCACGATCTGGCTCGACAAGCGCGAGCTGCAGGCGGGCGACGCCTGGGACCAGCAGATCGTCGAGGCGATCCGCGATTGCGAAAGCCTGATCTTCGTGATGACGCCCGACAGCGTTGCGGAGAACTCGGTCTGTAAGCAGGAGTGGACCCGCGCGCTGCGCTATAAAAAGCCGGTCATCCCCGTGCTGCTCGATCCCCAGGCCGAGATGCCGTTTCGTCTTGAGCCGCGCCAGCACATCGACTTCACGGAGTCGTTCGATCGCGGCCTGGCAAAGCTGCGCAGCCGACTTAAGGAGTTCGGCACGCCCAGGGGCAAGCTGCGCGCGCTCACCGATCGGCTGGCGGATGCCGAGCGCGACCTGCGCCGCGCCGCTGATCCGGTTCAGCAATCACGCATCCGCGAGGAGATCGCGCTGCTCAAGCAGGACATCGACCGGCAGCGCAAGCTGGTGGAAGAGCCCGAAAAGGTCGCCAAGCGCACCAAGATCGACATCGAGCGCCAGCTGGATCGCGAGCGCTTCCCGGAGCAGCAGGTGATCCGCCAGACCGCCAACCAGACCAAGATCATCAACCTGCCGCCGGGCGTCGCCCCCGATTACTTCCAGGGACGCCACGCCGAGACGCAGCGCATCGGCAGCTTCCTGCGCGACGACGCCAGCCGTCTGCTGACGGTGATCGGGCGCGGCGGCGTGGGCAAGACCACGATGGTCTGCCGCGTGCTCAAGGCGCTGGAGAGCGGCCACCTGCCCAACGACGGCGGCGCGCTCGATGTGGACGGCATCATCTATCTGAGCATGATCGGCTCGCGGCAGGTGAACCTTCACAACCTGTTCACCGATCTGTCCAAGCTGCTGCCGGAGGATGTCGCCGCGCCGCTCGAAGCGTTCTACCGCAACCCGCGCATCAGCACCGAAGTCAAGATGGCCCAGCTGCTCGATCACTTCACGACGGGCCGCACGGTGGTGCTGCTGGATAACCTCGAAAACCTGATCGACGCCGAGACGCAGCGTATCACCGACACGGAGCTTGACGAGGCGCTGTACGCGCTGCTCAAGCTGCCGCCGCATACGGTCAAGGTGATCGTCACCAGCCGCATCGCGCCCCGCGCGCTGACGCTCTTCGAGCCCGGACGGCAAACGCCGCTGCCGCTGGATGAGGGATTGCCCGCGCCCTACGCCGAAAACCTGCTGCGGCGCAGAGACGCCGACGGCAAGGTTGGGCTGCGCGACGCTCCCGATGAGCTGCTAGGTCGGGCGCGCGAGCGGACACAGGGCTATCCCCGCGCGCTGGAGGCGCTCTTCGCGATCCTGGCCGCCGACCGCGATACCTCGCTGCACGAGATACTGGACGATACCACGAATCTGCTGCCCGAAAACGTGATCGAGGCGCTGGTCGGCGAGGCGTTCAGCCGTCTCGACCCCACCGCCCAGCAGGTGATGCAGGCGCTAGCGGTGTACAATCGGCCCGTCACGCCCAACGCCGTGGACTCGATGCTTCAGCCGTACGTCGCCAACATCAAAAGCGACACCGTGCTCAAGCGGCTGGTCAATATGCAGTTTGCCCGCAAGCAGAGCGAGCGCTACTACCTGCACCCCGTCGATCGCAAATACGCCTTCGATCGCATCCCACGCGGCGAGGTAGAAGACCGCAGCGCGAGAGGCGCGCCGCGCTACACCCAGTTTGCCTTGCTCCATCGCGGCGCGGAGTATTTCAAGCAGGCGCGCAAGCCGGAGAAGAACTGGAAGACGCTGGCGGATCTTGAGCCGCAGCTGGCCGAGTTCGAGCTACGCTATGCAGGCGAGGATTATGAGGTGGCGGCGGGGGTGCTGCTGGTGATCGACTATCACTTAGGTTTATGGGGGCAGAATCGCTTAATAGTTGAACTTCACGAGCGCCTGCTAGATAACCTCAGTGATTATCGCTTAGTCCAGTTCAGTACAGATAGTCTTGGGAGGGGTTATCTGGCTTTAGGGCAATATGATCCGGCTATTGCTTGCCATCAACGGTCATTGTCTCTAGCCGTCGCACATAAAGATAAATCGGGTGAAGGTCTGAGCCTTGGTAGTATCGGTGTTTATTGGTTCGAGCAAGGACAGCCTATTCGTGCAATGAAACATCTCAAGGAAGCGCTAAATATAGCTCTTGAGACAAAAGATCAGCATGCAATCCTAACCAGACTCATGCGCTTGGGAGCGTGCTACAAAGAGGTCGGGCAAACAGCGCGTGCAATGGATCATTATGAGCAAGCGTTAGGTATTACGCGTAAGCTTAGAGCGGAGGAAGGTGAGAGTATCATTTTGTCGAACATAGGGCTGAGCAATGGCGATCTTGGGCAAACCGACCAAGCTGTTGCGTATTTCAAGCGAGCGCAAGCAATTGCCCAAAGAATCGGTGCTCATGTCCTCGAGGGTACTATTTTGGTGAATCAAGCAATTGTAGAGATAGACCTGGAACGCCATAACGAAGCGATGGAATACGCGGTTGAAAGTGCAAAAATCGCCAACGAAATCAGCAACCCCCGCCTCGCCAGCTACAGCTATCGCTTCCTCGCGCTTGCTCGATTCTACATGGGCGATCTCGTCGGAGCGCGTGAATCGGCTGAAACAGCGCTGCTGCACAACTCGCCGGAGCACAACCATAACGTCATGGCGCTGCTCGGCGTGATCGCGCTGCACCAGGGCGAGCGAGAGACGGCGCGCGAGAAGTTCAATGCCGCGCTGCAAGAGGCCAACCGGCTGCTCAGGCACACGCCGGAGCTGTACAAGGCGCTCGACACGAAGGCATTGGCGCTCTGCGGTCTGGCGCTGATCGAGGGCGCGCAGCATGTGCCAGCCGCAATCGAGGCGTACCGCGCCGCGCGAGCGATCAACAGCGACGCGGGCATCGTCGGGCGGGTGCTGCGGCTCTTCGACGCGCTGGCAAGCCAGGACGCGGCGGGCGTGCTGGCGGATGTGCGTCCGGCGGCAGGCGAGGTACCCGCCAGCGACTAG
- a CDS encoding DUF2339 domain-containing protein: MEALFIILIIVVLVFISRTNRLAEKVAGLEQRLDQIAPAAAPPLSAPAHGPAIRQPAAGHAVPVAPLSPQAAPSMPAHGPIPAPPAAARAPIPATNIPQPPAAPAVVSRTREEWELLVGGKLLNRIGAFALVIGVGFFLKYAFDNNWITETMRVVIGLLVGAGLLVGGERAKNKRLEIFAQGLVGAGLAILYLSVYASYNFYQLVAQPVALGAMSLVTIVAFIQALRYNALAISLLGWAGGFLTPFLLATDQPSAVGLFSYILLLDIGLLAVVFRRDSWVLLEFLTRGATYVVYALWYLNAYTSAQFGVAVLFISLFWGIFYLLHVAQVLRKGTDLIELRHLAAVVNTIMFYVVLYSLVNPLYPGWIGGVTLALGAVYFGTALLFMWRQPDQTYVHGQYTLTAIAALVLATALQLAAFPTVIGWALEALALVWCGQRFKLDYVRYSALGIFVLALLQLTSTPGAAAYIPIDTFTPLLNQRALAFAVLSLTLAASTLLFHDRTRQSEKDIPAILHVGWSVVLLGLLTVETNDVFRYLLYTATGDWAAFLRYLRPLTIGVLWIAYSLPLVWAGVKSTARSLMYVGVGAALVAVAIVALFGFFFAPIEQFRIVLNVRVAAFALLIGGLWLHARWIGYRPQLHLPALWYALVALLIFKLITVETRDVFGRAITLAVAENAWTTLNRLQNLQQLAISGVWLIYASTLIGLGFWRRVPALRIGAILLAGITILKIFVYDLAFLETLYRIFSFIGLGLILLGVSYLYQRYKAVIFGQSLQHTPV; this comes from the coding sequence ATGGAAGCGCTCTTTATTATTCTGATTATCGTCGTGCTGGTGTTTATCAGCCGCACGAATCGGCTTGCTGAAAAGGTTGCCGGGCTTGAGCAGCGGCTCGATCAGATCGCGCCCGCTGCCGCGCCGCCGCTCAGCGCTCCCGCGCACGGTCCAGCAATCCGGCAGCCAGCGGCAGGCCATGCCGTGCCGGTCGCACCGCTCAGCCCGCAGGCAGCACCATCCATGCCTGCCCACGGACCGATACCCGCGCCGCCGGCAGCGGCGCGCGCGCCAATTCCGGCGACGAACATACCACAGCCGCCCGCTGCACCTGCGGTAGTCTCCCGCACACGCGAAGAGTGGGAGCTGCTGGTCGGCGGCAAGCTGCTCAACCGGATCGGCGCGTTCGCCCTGGTGATCGGCGTCGGCTTCTTCCTCAAGTATGCCTTCGACAACAACTGGATTACCGAGACAATGCGCGTAGTCATCGGCCTGCTCGTCGGCGCTGGTCTGCTGGTCGGCGGCGAGCGCGCGAAGAACAAGCGATTGGAGATCTTCGCGCAAGGGCTGGTCGGCGCTGGCCTGGCAATCCTCTATCTCTCGGTGTACGCCTCCTACAACTTCTACCAGCTCGTGGCGCAGCCGGTAGCCCTCGGCGCGATGTCGCTGGTGACGATCGTGGCCTTTATCCAGGCGCTGCGCTACAACGCCCTGGCGATCTCGCTGCTCGGCTGGGCGGGCGGATTCCTGACGCCCTTCCTGCTGGCGACCGATCAACCCAGCGCGGTGGGTCTGTTCTCCTACATCCTGCTGCTCGACATCGGTCTACTGGCCGTGGTCTTCAGGCGCGACTCCTGGGTGCTGCTTGAGTTCCTGACGCGCGGCGCGACCTATGTGGTCTATGCGCTGTGGTACCTCAACGCGTACACATCGGCGCAGTTTGGCGTGGCCGTGCTCTTCATCTCGCTCTTCTGGGGCATCTTCTATCTGCTGCATGTGGCGCAGGTATTGCGAAAAGGCACGGACCTGATCGAACTCCGCCATCTTGCGGCGGTGGTCAACACGATCATGTTCTACGTGGTCCTGTACAGCCTGGTCAACCCGCTCTATCCGGGCTGGATCGGCGGCGTGACCCTGGCGCTGGGCGCAGTCTACTTTGGCACGGCGCTGCTCTTTATGTGGCGACAGCCGGATCAGACATACGTCCACGGGCAGTACACCCTGACCGCGATTGCCGCGCTGGTGCTGGCGACGGCGCTCCAGCTTGCGGCCTTTCCCACGGTCATCGGCTGGGCGCTCGAAGCGCTGGCGCTGGTCTGGTGCGGGCAGCGCTTCAAGCTGGACTACGTGCGCTATTCCGCACTGGGCATCTTCGTCCTGGCGCTGCTTCAGCTGACGAGCACCCCCGGCGCGGCGGCCTACATCCCGATCGACACATTCACGCCGCTGCTCAACCAGCGCGCGCTGGCCTTCGCGGTGCTCTCGCTGACGCTTGCGGCGAGCACGCTGCTCTTCCACGACCGGACCAGGCAGAGCGAGAAGGATATTCCGGCGATCCTGCATGTCGGTTGGTCGGTGGTGCTGCTAGGGCTGCTGACTGTCGAAACCAACGACGTGTTCCGCTATCTGCTGTACACCGCAACGGGCGATTGGGCGGCCTTCCTGCGCTACCTGCGCCCGCTGACGATCGGCGTGCTGTGGATCGCCTACTCGCTGCCGCTGGTCTGGGCCGGAGTCAAGAGCACGGCGCGGTCGCTGATGTACGTCGGCGTCGGCGCGGCGCTAGTCGCGGTCGCAATCGTGGCGCTCTTCGGCTTCTTCTTTGCTCCGATCGAGCAGTTCCGCATCGTGCTCAACGTGCGTGTCGCCGCGTTCGCGCTGCTGATCGGCGGCCTCTGGCTGCACGCGCGCTGGATCGGCTACCGGCCACAGCTTCACCTACCAGCACTGTGGTACGCACTCGTCGCGCTGCTGATCTTCAAGCTGATCACTGTCGAAACCAGGGATGTCTTTGGCCGCGCGATCACGCTGGCGGTCGCCGAGAACGCCTGGACGACGCTGAACCGGCTGCAAAATCTCCAGCAGCTTGCGATTTCGGGCGTGTGGCTGATCTATGCCTCGACGCTGATCGGCCTGGGCTTCTGGCGTCGCGTCCCGGCGCTGCGCATCGGCGCGATCCTGCTGGCGGGTATCACCATTCTCAAGATCTTTGTCTACGATCTCGCCTTCCTTGAGACGCTGTACCGCATCTTCTCCTTCATCGGGCTGGGCCTGATCCTGCTGGGCGTTTCCTACCTCTACCAGCGCTACAAGGCGGTGATCTTCGGCCAGTCCTTGCAGCACACTCCGGTGTGA